CAGATTTGCTGTACTGTTGGCTGTGTCAGACAATGTGTGTACTCCGAGGACACAACTGTaaaaccaccaccaacaactgTAAAACCACCGGCAACAACGGCAAAACCACCGGCAACAACAGTCAAACCACCGGCAACAACAGTCAAACCACCGGCAACAACACCAGGGGTATCCAAGACAACACCTAAGGTGAATATCAAATTCATCAGTTTGACCCTTCAATATTTGCCGTTGATTTTTGGTTTTCAAATAGCTGTATTTTGCTAAGAATTGTATCCAAACATTTCTTGCTGTTGGGCCGTATCGCATAACAATAAGGTATAATTCATCAACCTACCATCAGACGTCTTTTTGGTACTCCTGACTTTTTAATTGAACGTTACAGAAATGTCACCGTGGAATTACACAGATACTGATTCACCATAACTCTTCACTTACTGATAGGCCAACATTGGTTATAATATGTAGTCTAAGACGTTTCCTGTTTTCACTATTTTACTGTCATGTGGTGTTTTTTTCTGCTCCAAAATATGTTAACGCACAGACCTATTCTCAtagcgatttttttttattttataaatatacagtCTGCTAATTGTACGTAAGACAATAGTTTGTTCTTTAGcgtaattgtattttgtttttcttttacagGGCGTAATATGTCGTAAACAGTCTGACTGTAAAAGAAGGCAATGCTGCACAAGTACAAATCCAGATGCCACAATAGGGATTTGTGAGAACAGAAAATGGATTggttattgtaaataatttatatatggtGTTATGGAAATAATTTCTATGGTGATATCGACATCATTTCTATTACTGACATTGACGCTACATGGTTGATGCCATGAGAcctatattaaatacataatgtatttGTAAATCGTCGGTTCTTAGATGATAGTTTTAAATACTAGTGGTTGCTATTGGTATCATATGccataataacaaaatagttcattttattatcttatccattttggttttattcagttcaattctttatttaaaattgaTCAATTACATCGCATCAGTTATACCTACATACAGCAGCCACTAGTCTACAACTGCCACTATACATATTAGCTATACATACACTATtagctgaaaaatatataaacacacacacacacacacacacacacacacacacacactcataaatataaatacatggatGGTTAAAGTTGTAAACGTAACATCAGTggagaatataatagaatatattCAGAAAATCTATTTGCAAGCGACCTGTTAAATGTGCATTCTCAAAGATGCATCTGCCATATTTCGCTATCCCAATAAGTATtactatttatgataaataactagttaatCGAACCTTATAATATTTGCTGAATTAACTcgagaatatatataaaaaaagtcaAGTGTTGCCACTCGGCATAAGTAGTGGTTTCTTGGAGAATCTTAATGAAAGCACATGTACGTAGAAAGGATTCATTGTGTATTCGTAAAAATAGCTGTTTGTTCTTTGTCAATATGGAGATAGAATTCAAATTAATTTCTGAAATagtaatacattaaattattagGTATAATCGTTACGTTTCACACGAAAGCcgaatatatatgttttgtcatTATACAACTTTGAATTTGCCCCTTTAAGTACCAAATACAGTTTCAACTATTGCATTTGGGAGAGAAAAAACTCAAACACCTAATGCGCTGGGATTGTTAGGTTTAAAGATTATTTATTTGGCAAAACATAATTAGTCAAGAGGCTTCCcctatattaagacctctcTCTACATTCTACAAGCGGATATATATTAAGGAACAGGTATATGTGTCGTTAACtatgtaattaaatatttattataatagagATTCTTAACATCGAGATTGATTAATTATACATTAACAACAAtagatttaaaacaataatttactcGACAGATTGTCACAACCCAAGAAAAACGGGATTCCACCACGTGTGGTGTCCTGGACCTGCTGGTATAATTCACCCTGACCTCTGTCCATGTGGGTGTGGAGATTTCTGTGCCATGGGTCCTAATCCAAGACGAGATGCACATGGAGGATATATTGGTAagatgttttttctttcaaacaCGGCTCTGTTACAGGCACATTCCAAATTTTGTAGTCAATGTAATATATTGTCGAAAAATGGAGTCACTGCTGTCAAATAAAActacacattaattacattttctccCAAAACACCAATGTGCGTTTAtccaattttttctttttttttggtcttcCTAATATTTGTCTCACATCCTATATTCGATAATTCAGTGTTTCTTatggcgtcattaaacaaatcaaacgtTAACTTTTCATTTTCATAATGTTTATAGTAGATCAAACTGGAATTTGCCTCCCAATAAGTTAATATTACAAAACTATTAACGGGTAAAATTCAGTTTAAGctacaacaaatattaatatgaccagaaacaaattgaatatataaaaatagatattttaaGCAAGAAAATCGAACTAAAATGTACTTTTAATAGTTTAGGCAGATCTGTTAGCAGAAAGCACGGTACAATGCCTACGAAATGAAAAATATCCGTTTAATTAATATGCAAAAAGGTCATTGGTAGTTTGACATAATAAATTAACTGTTACATTACCAGACTCAAACTGCGTGTGTGCGTAAAAATAAATAGtagacaaattaaatattaaataaaaatgtaatattttgtttacttaTCTTAACTGTAGATATGCTCTAACTGAAACGATGCACTGATAGCACTTGTAATATATACGTTTTGTTTTCCACAGGAACCTGTTCGTTTGGCTAATCGCTGACACACGAGATGACAActttactattttttaattttgtatccaacattgtaaataaaaatggtttTTCTATTATTTACATCTTCCTTTTTGTACATACAACTACGGCATATTGCACCGGGCATTGATTGGCGAAGTGAATCGGGGAAGGGGAGGGAGGGCGAGGATAAGAGGGTGGACGAGAGGGTGGGGATGAATAATTATAGTGGTTCTTTGATGTATGTACTATGGACCTTTTCCCACCTTGGTGCATCCATAGCAGCTTAGTGCATCATAGCACCCAAAATTATATTCGATATTGTGCATCTGACGAAAGAcagcacagatgcagttatttttCCAAGGTAGGCACCGTGCTTACATTCcagtttacacagacggatcccTCATCACACCCCAATTGTGATTGTCCGAATCGGCATCcatatttactgctgaaattttgGCTTGGAAGAGATTAAGGATTAATGTTCTATTACTTAAAgctaattttgttgttgttgtaatattaacttta
This DNA window, taken from Gigantopelta aegis isolate Gae_Host chromosome 4, Gae_host_genome, whole genome shotgun sequence, encodes the following:
- the LOC121370782 gene encoding stereocilin-like, producing the protein MKSLFFCVCLCLLLQTIARRFRGRCPVYSWVDCDNSVEDMCDSNFDCYRGQICCTVGCVRQCVYSEDTTVKPPPTTVKPPATTAKPPATTVKPPATTVKPPATTPGVSKTTPKGVICRKQSDCKRRQCCTSTNPDATIGICENRKWIGYYCHNPRKTGFHHVWCPGPAGIIHPDLCPCGCGDFCAMGPNPRRDAHGGYIGTCSFG